One region of Streptomyces sp. CG4 genomic DNA includes:
- a CDS encoding fused response regulator/phosphatase translates to MPVPVPRQRAIPAVECGQAQAASAGGGPLKEEAHRDATPTSTTGTTLTLLLIEDDPAGSPIVPDLLDSAGKPIRVRTARNLTEAERLLTDDVHCILLDLALPAPGGSDADDELAVLRHVLRLAPRHAVLALTGSGDAERGTEAVRVGAQDYLFREELDGRLLSRAIRYAVERKRSDTAERRLAEGRLRAQENRRLERGLLPTPLLDGSSLRFAARYRPGRSRALLGGDFYDAVRTPDGTVHAMIGDVCGHGPDEAALGVELRIAWRALTLAGLCGDELLGTLQQVLEHERSDEEIFATLCTVDIAPDGRSAGLCLAGHPAPLLARPGRSAGLLPYDNNGPALGLLPGARWPRMQVQLGAEWSLMLYTDGLIEGRVGDSGERLGQDGMVSMIRRQLTEGLRGEHLLRAAVSEVRDLNGGELTDDVAVVLLDRTP, encoded by the coding sequence ATGCCCGTACCCGTACCGCGGCAGAGAGCGATCCCGGCCGTGGAGTGTGGTCAGGCGCAGGCCGCCTCCGCAGGCGGCGGCCCCCTCAAGGAAGAGGCCCACCGCGACGCCACGCCCACCAGCACCACCGGCACCACGCTCACCCTGCTGCTGATCGAGGACGATCCGGCCGGTTCGCCGATCGTTCCCGATCTGCTGGACTCCGCCGGCAAGCCGATCCGGGTGCGCACCGCCCGCAACCTCACCGAGGCCGAGCGGCTGCTCACCGACGATGTGCACTGCATCCTGCTGGACCTCGCGCTGCCCGCCCCCGGCGGCAGCGACGCGGACGACGAGCTGGCCGTGCTCCGGCATGTGCTGCGGCTCGCGCCCCGGCATGCCGTGCTCGCGCTGACCGGCTCCGGCGACGCCGAGCGCGGCACCGAGGCCGTGCGCGTGGGCGCCCAGGACTACCTCTTCCGGGAAGAGCTGGACGGCCGGCTGCTCAGCCGCGCCATCCGGTACGCGGTGGAGCGGAAACGTTCCGACACGGCCGAGCGGCGGCTGGCCGAGGGCCGGCTGCGCGCGCAGGAGAACCGCCGCCTGGAGCGCGGGCTGCTGCCCACGCCCCTGCTGGACGGCTCCTCGCTGCGCTTCGCCGCCCGCTACCGCCCCGGCCGCTCCCGGGCACTGCTCGGCGGCGACTTCTACGACGCCGTCCGCACGCCCGACGGCACCGTGCACGCCATGATCGGCGACGTCTGCGGCCATGGCCCGGACGAGGCCGCGCTCGGCGTGGAGCTGCGTATCGCCTGGCGCGCGCTGACGCTGGCCGGGCTGTGCGGGGACGAGCTGCTGGGCACGCTGCAGCAGGTGCTGGAGCATGAGCGGTCCGACGAGGAGATCTTCGCGACGCTGTGCACCGTCGACATCGCGCCGGACGGCCGGAGCGCGGGCCTGTGCCTGGCCGGGCACCCGGCACCGCTGCTGGCCCGTCCCGGGCGGTCGGCCGGGCTGCTCCCCTACGACAACAACGGACCCGCGCTCGGCCTGCTGCCCGGCGCCCGCTGGCCGCGGATGCAGGTGCAGCTGGGTGCCGAGTGGAGCCTCATGCTCTACACCGACGGGCTGATCGAGGGCCGGGTCGGTGACAGTGGAGAGCGGCTGGGGCAGGACGGCATGGTGTCGATGATCCGCCGACAGCTGACCGAGGGGCTGCGGGGGGAGCATCTGCTGCGGGCCGCGGTGAGCGAGGTGCGCGATCTCAACGGGGGCGAACTGACCGACGACGTCGCCGTCGTGTTGCTGGACCGGACACCGTGA
- a CDS encoding YbjN domain-containing protein — MGDVEKAAQVIEGVLKDAEVEWESPEPGNYVVKLPGTRKLSTTVSFLVGRHSLSLNAFVVRHPDENEAGVHRWLLERNLKLYGVSYAVDRLGDIYVTARLPLASVTPDEIDRLLGQVLEAADGAFNTLLEMGFASSIRKEYAWRVSRGESTRNLDAFRHLIERPAD; from the coding sequence ATGGGTGATGTCGAGAAGGCGGCGCAGGTCATCGAGGGGGTCCTGAAGGACGCCGAAGTGGAGTGGGAGAGCCCCGAGCCCGGAAACTACGTGGTCAAGCTCCCCGGTACGCGCAAGCTCTCCACGACGGTCTCCTTCCTCGTCGGCCGCCACTCCCTCTCGCTCAACGCCTTCGTCGTCCGGCACCCCGACGAGAACGAGGCGGGCGTCCACCGCTGGCTCCTGGAGCGCAACCTCAAGCTGTACGGCGTGAGTTACGCCGTCGACCGCTTGGGCGACATCTACGTCACCGCCCGTCTGCCGCTCGCCTCCGTCACCCCGGACGAGATCGACCGCCTCCTCGGCCAGGTCCTGGAGGCGGCCGACGGAGCCTTCAACACCCTGCTGGAGATGGGCTTCGCCTCCTCGATCCGCAAGGAGTACGCCTGGCGGGTGTCCCGCGGCGAGTCCACACGCAACCTGGACGCGTTCCGGCATCTGATCGAGCGCCCCGCCGACTGA
- a CDS encoding NlpC/P60 family protein: protein MGWGKRSVLSAAVTVVCAVTVLGVPGTAFAAPQPTPSPSTSPTPPPSKDLEKVREKLDKLYHDAAVATDAYNAAEEKAKQQSAEIVELAKKIDQGQQRLARLKDQAGATARAQYRTGGIPPTAQFLLSNDPGQVLDGAGLALQGQRAARSLISELTSTQTQLQGYADDAAAQWKKLDADRTAKAAAQKKVQQQIDAAKKLESQLEKKEQQELDQLEQQAALKAQTDWLDTGILQRIHGKASAQGEKAVAFATAQLGKPYVWGAEGPQSYDCSGLTSQAWAAAGHPIPRTSQEQWQQLKHIDVQDMRPGDLIIYFDDASHVALYIGDGAIIQAPRPGRTVTIAGAGSMPILGVVRPDA, encoded by the coding sequence ATGGGCTGGGGCAAGCGCAGTGTCCTCTCGGCCGCCGTGACCGTGGTCTGCGCGGTGACCGTGCTGGGTGTGCCCGGCACGGCCTTCGCCGCCCCGCAACCGACTCCGAGTCCGAGCACTTCCCCGACTCCCCCGCCGAGCAAGGACCTTGAGAAGGTCCGCGAGAAGCTCGACAAGCTCTACCACGACGCGGCCGTCGCCACCGACGCCTACAACGCGGCCGAGGAGAAGGCGAAGCAGCAGTCCGCCGAGATCGTCGAGCTGGCGAAGAAGATCGACCAGGGGCAGCAGCGGCTCGCGCGGCTCAAGGACCAGGCGGGCGCGACCGCCCGCGCCCAGTACCGCACCGGCGGTATCCCGCCCACCGCCCAGTTCCTGCTGAGCAACGACCCCGGACAGGTCCTGGACGGGGCCGGACTGGCCCTCCAGGGCCAGCGGGCCGCGAGGTCGCTGATCAGCGAACTGACCAGCACCCAGACGCAGTTGCAGGGGTACGCCGACGACGCCGCGGCACAGTGGAAGAAACTGGACGCCGACCGCACGGCCAAGGCCGCCGCCCAGAAGAAGGTCCAGCAGCAGATCGACGCCGCGAAGAAGCTCGAGTCCCAGCTGGAGAAGAAGGAGCAGCAGGAACTCGACCAGCTGGAGCAGCAGGCCGCCCTGAAGGCGCAGACGGACTGGCTGGACACCGGCATCCTCCAGCGGATCCACGGCAAGGCCTCCGCGCAGGGCGAGAAGGCCGTCGCGTTCGCCACCGCCCAGCTCGGCAAGCCGTACGTGTGGGGCGCCGAGGGCCCGCAGTCGTACGACTGCTCCGGCCTGACCTCCCAGGCCTGGGCCGCGGCCGGCCACCCCATCCCGCGCACCTCGCAGGAACAGTGGCAGCAGCTCAAGCACATCGACGTCCAGGACATGCGCCCCGGCGACCTCATCATCTACTTCGACGACGCCAGCCATGTCGCCCTCTACATCGGCGACGGCGCGATCATCCAGGCCCCGCGCCCGGGGCGTACGGTGACGATCGCGGGCGCCGGTTCGATGCCGATCCTGGGGGTCGTCCGCCCGGACGCGTAG
- a CDS encoding AraC family transcriptional regulator has protein sequence MQRDCRADRRPVLYVLCVAADQQEVSAWRPRIPGVVEVFHAHFTEYAYPMHVHDAWTLLIVDDGAVRYDLDRHEHSTPLDTVSLLPPHVPHNGSPATPDGFRKRVVYLDGSRLGEDLIGAAVDTPDLRDPLLRQRVGRLHSALARPGDELEAESRLTLVGERLRDHLRRRTNVPPHRPDPVLGRRLRELLDARVVDGVSLAEAARLLHAHPAHLVRAFSGAYGIAPHQYLMSRRVGRARRLLLDGLAPGEVASATGFYDQAHLTRHFRKLVGVTPGRYRGGSRTAPAPGKRR, from the coding sequence ATGCAGCGAGACTGCCGGGCGGACCGGCGGCCGGTCTTGTACGTTCTTTGCGTGGCCGCCGACCAGCAGGAAGTCTCCGCCTGGCGCCCGCGCATCCCGGGTGTCGTGGAGGTCTTCCACGCCCACTTCACCGAGTACGCCTACCCGATGCACGTCCACGACGCCTGGACGCTGCTCATCGTGGACGACGGGGCCGTACGGTACGACCTCGATCGGCATGAGCACAGCACCCCGCTGGACACCGTCTCACTGCTGCCGCCGCACGTACCGCACAACGGCTCGCCCGCCACTCCGGACGGCTTCCGCAAGCGCGTCGTCTACCTCGACGGCAGCCGGCTGGGCGAGGACCTGATCGGCGCCGCCGTCGACACCCCCGATCTGCGCGATCCGCTGCTGCGGCAGCGCGTCGGGCGGCTGCACTCCGCCCTCGCCCGGCCCGGTGACGAACTGGAGGCGGAGAGCCGGCTGACCCTCGTCGGGGAGCGGCTGCGGGACCATCTGCGGCGGCGCACGAACGTACCGCCGCACCGCCCGGACCCGGTGCTCGGCCGGCGGCTGCGGGAACTGCTCGACGCCCGGGTCGTCGACGGTGTCTCGCTGGCGGAGGCGGCGCGGCTGCTGCACGCCCATCCCGCCCATCTGGTACGGGCGTTCAGCGGCGCGTACGGCATCGCCCCGCACCAGTACCTGATGTCGCGGCGGGTCGGGCGGGCCCGGCGGCTGCTGCTGGACGGCCTGGCACCGGGCGAGGTGGCCTCGGCCACCGGGTTCTACGACCAGGCCCATCTCACCCGGCACTTCAGGAAGTTGGTCGGGGTGACACCGGGGCGCTATCGCGGCGGCTCGCGCACGGCTCCCGCACCCGGAAAACGGCGGTGA
- a CDS encoding class I SAM-dependent methyltransferase: protein MGTVTRGTTNPNRLRRMDRWIAAAHGAELRRAEDPLAIDLGYGAAPWTAVELLGRLRTAAPRARVVGVEIEPERVAAARPYEREGLAFRHGGFEVPVPGRPLLIRAANVLRQYDEAEVAAVWARLCARLAPAGAGSRGGLLVEGTCDEIGRRHVWVALGPEGPRTVTFATRLGSLEQPSDLAERLPKALIHRNVPGEPVHAFLRDFDRAWAAAAPYASYGARQRWLRAVRDLTADWPVTDSPARWRQGEVTVAWAALAPKA from the coding sequence GTGGGAACGGTGACGCGCGGGACGACCAACCCCAACCGGCTGCGCCGCATGGACCGCTGGATCGCCGCCGCGCACGGCGCCGAACTGCGGCGCGCCGAGGACCCCCTGGCGATCGATCTCGGCTACGGCGCCGCCCCCTGGACCGCCGTCGAGCTGCTCGGCCGGCTGCGGACCGCCGCGCCACGCGCGCGTGTGGTCGGCGTGGAGATCGAACCGGAGCGGGTCGCGGCCGCGCGGCCGTACGAGCGGGAGGGGCTGGCCTTCCGGCACGGCGGCTTCGAGGTCCCGGTGCCCGGACGGCCCCTGCTCATCCGGGCCGCCAATGTGCTGCGCCAGTACGACGAAGCCGAGGTCGCCGCCGTCTGGGCGCGGCTGTGCGCGCGGCTCGCCCCGGCCGGCGCCGGCTCGCGCGGCGGACTGCTGGTCGAGGGGACGTGCGACGAGATCGGGCGGCGGCACGTATGGGTGGCGCTCGGCCCGGAGGGGCCACGGACCGTGACCTTCGCCACCCGGCTGGGCTCGCTGGAGCAGCCGTCCGACCTCGCCGAGCGGCTGCCGAAGGCGCTGATCCACCGGAACGTCCCCGGCGAGCCGGTGCACGCCTTTCTGCGCGACTTCGACCGCGCCTGGGCCGCCGCCGCGCCCTACGCCTCCTACGGCGCCCGGCAGCGCTGGCTGCGCGCGGTACGGGACCTGACGGCCGACTGGCCGGTGACGGACTCCCCGGCCCGCTGGCGGCAGGGCGAAGTGACGGTGGCCTGGGCGGCGTTGGCGCCGAAGGCCTGA
- a CDS encoding carboxymuconolactone decarboxylase family protein codes for MDARLNLFANPVTSKFFRYINSAGKVVSDSALPAATQELVKIRASQINGCGFCTDMHTKDATAAGETAQRLHMIAAWREAKVFTDAERAALELTEQGTRIADAAGGVPDEVWANAAKHYDEDQLAALVALIALINAYNRVNVVVQQPAGDYQPGMFD; via the coding sequence ATGGACGCCCGTCTGAACCTCTTCGCCAACCCTGTCACCAGCAAGTTCTTCAGGTACATCAACTCGGCGGGGAAGGTGGTCTCGGACTCCGCCCTGCCGGCCGCGACGCAGGAACTGGTGAAGATCCGGGCCAGCCAGATCAACGGGTGCGGGTTCTGCACCGACATGCACACCAAGGACGCCACCGCCGCCGGGGAGACCGCGCAGCGGCTGCACATGATCGCGGCCTGGCGGGAGGCCAAGGTGTTCACGGACGCCGAGCGCGCCGCGCTGGAGCTGACGGAGCAGGGCACCCGCATCGCCGACGCGGCGGGCGGTGTCCCGGACGAGGTCTGGGCGAACGCCGCCAAGCACTACGACGAGGACCAGCTCGCCGCGCTCGTCGCGCTGATCGCCCTGATCAACGCGTACAACCGCGTCAATGTCGTCGTCCAGCAGCCCGCCGGCGACTACCAGCCGGGCATGTTCGACTGA
- the mshA gene encoding D-inositol-3-phosphate glycosyltransferase, translating into MSQYVSRLGRRSPSAASLLRLHRRPRRVAMLSVHTSPLHQPGTGDAGGMNVYIVELAQRLAALGIDVEIFTRATSGGLPPAVELAPGVLVRHVDAGPYEGLAKEELPAQLCAFTHGVMQAWAGHRPGYYDLVHSHYWLSGHVGWLAAQRWGVPLVHAMHTMAKVKNANLADGDTPEPAARVIGETQIVAAADRLIANTAEEADELVRHYAADPAKVAVVHPGVNLDRFRPDDGRAAARARLGLPPDALIPLFAGRIQPLKAPDILLRAVAVLLDERPELRSRIHVPVVGGPSGSGLAKPEGLQKLAARLGVADVVRFRPPVGQEQLADWFRAASVLVMPSYSESFGLVAIEAQAAGTPVLAASVGGLPVAVRDGETGFLVPGHNPADYARVLGRFADEPALAATMGRAAARHARSFGWDRAAASTADVYTAATQSHRRRVRSHHG; encoded by the coding sequence GTGAGCCAGTACGTCAGCAGGCTCGGGCGACGCTCCCCGTCGGCCGCGTCACTCCTCAGGCTCCACCGCCGGCCCCGCCGGGTCGCGATGCTCTCCGTGCACACCTCTCCGCTCCACCAGCCCGGCACCGGCGACGCCGGCGGCATGAACGTCTACATCGTGGAGCTGGCCCAGCGGCTCGCCGCCCTGGGCATCGACGTCGAGATCTTCACCCGGGCCACGTCGGGCGGTCTGCCCCCCGCGGTGGAACTGGCCCCCGGCGTCCTCGTCCGGCACGTCGACGCCGGCCCCTACGAGGGCCTCGCCAAGGAGGAGCTCCCGGCCCAGCTGTGCGCCTTCACGCACGGCGTGATGCAGGCCTGGGCCGGTCACCGCCCCGGCTACTACGACCTCGTCCACTCCCACTACTGGCTCTCCGGCCACGTCGGCTGGCTCGCCGCCCAGCGCTGGGGCGTGCCCCTGGTGCACGCCATGCACACCATGGCCAAGGTCAAGAACGCCAACCTGGCCGACGGCGACACGCCCGAGCCCGCCGCCCGGGTCATCGGCGAGACCCAGATCGTCGCCGCCGCCGACCGGCTCATCGCCAACACGGCGGAGGAGGCCGACGAGCTGGTACGGCACTACGCCGCCGACCCCGCGAAGGTCGCCGTCGTCCACCCGGGCGTGAACCTCGACCGCTTCCGCCCGGACGACGGCCGCGCGGCGGCCCGCGCCCGCCTGGGGCTGCCGCCGGACGCCCTGATCCCGCTGTTCGCGGGCCGTATCCAGCCCCTGAAGGCCCCGGACATCCTGCTGCGCGCGGTGGCCGTGCTGCTGGACGAGCGCCCCGAGCTCCGCTCCCGCATCCACGTCCCGGTCGTCGGCGGCCCGAGCGGCAGCGGGCTCGCCAAGCCGGAGGGGCTGCAGAAGCTCGCCGCCCGGCTCGGCGTCGCGGACGTCGTACGGTTCCGTCCGCCGGTCGGCCAGGAGCAGCTCGCGGACTGGTTCCGGGCCGCGTCCGTGCTGGTCATGCCGTCGTACAGCGAGTCCTTCGGGCTGGTCGCCATAGAGGCGCAGGCGGCCGGCACGCCGGTGCTGGCGGCGTCCGTGGGCGGCCTTCCGGTGGCCGTGCGCGACGGCGAGACCGGGTTCCTGGTCCCCGGCCACAATCCCGCCGACTACGCGCGCGTGCTGGGCCGTTTCGCCGACGAGCCGGCCCTCGCCGCGACCATGGGCCGGGCCGCCGCCCGGCACGCGCGGTCCTTCGGCTGGGACCGGGCGGCCGCCTCGACCGCCGACGTCTACACGGCCGCGACCCAGTCGCACCGCCGTCGCGTACGCTCCCATCATGGGTGA
- a CDS encoding DUF2000 domain-containing protein: protein MNTEPIPTEPVRFDTKIAVLLRADLEPWQRLNVTAFLVSGLGSQVPEVIGEPYEDADGVGYLPMFRQPVLVFEGSKETLKAAHGRALSRALPRAVFTSDLFTTGNDRDNRAAVRAVPTAELDLVGLAVYGPRGGVDKVLKGARMHP, encoded by the coding sequence ATGAACACCGAACCGATCCCCACCGAGCCCGTCCGCTTCGACACGAAGATCGCCGTACTGCTGCGCGCGGACCTGGAGCCCTGGCAGCGCCTGAATGTCACCGCGTTCCTGGTCAGCGGCCTCGGCAGCCAGGTCCCGGAGGTGATCGGCGAGCCGTACGAGGACGCGGACGGCGTCGGCTACCTCCCCATGTTCCGCCAGCCGGTGCTGGTCTTCGAGGGCTCCAAGGAGACCCTGAAGGCGGCCCACGGCAGGGCACTGAGCCGCGCCCTGCCCCGCGCCGTCTTCACCTCGGACCTGTTCACGACGGGCAACGACCGCGACAACCGCGCGGCCGTGCGGGCCGTACCGACCGCCGAGCTGGACCTGGTGGGGCTGGCGGTGTACGGCCCGCGGGGCGGGGTGGACAAGGTCCTCAAGGGCGCCCGGATGCATCCGTGA